The Porphyrobacter sp. HT-58-2 genome has a window encoding:
- a CDS encoding SDR family NAD(P)-dependent oxidoreductase — protein sequence MTEPLDFTGKRVLVIGGSSGIGNGIAHGFRGRGAAVTVTGTRPDYGDYLEAEDADFTGLDYRQLDLTDREAAERLAADFGAVDVLVLCQGTVRYGRAEFTREGWDQVVDINLNSVMDAARAFHRALAEAKGAIIIVSSVAAFKSTIGTPAYAASKAGAASLTKTLGEAWARDGIRVNGIAPGLVPTKLTSVTTEHPERLEASLKKIPLRRMGTPEDMAGAALFLASPLSAYITGQTLVVDGGLTLS from the coding sequence AAACGCGTCCTCGTCATCGGCGGGTCGAGCGGGATCGGGAACGGCATTGCGCACGGGTTCCGGGGGCGCGGCGCGGCTGTGACCGTCACCGGCACGCGGCCTGATTACGGCGATTACCTGGAAGCCGAGGATGCCGACTTCACCGGGCTCGATTACCGCCAGCTTGACCTCACTGACCGCGAGGCTGCGGAGCGGCTGGCGGCGGACTTTGGTGCGGTGGACGTGTTGGTGTTGTGTCAGGGCACCGTACGCTATGGCCGGGCCGAGTTTACCCGCGAGGGGTGGGATCAGGTGGTCGACATCAACCTCAACTCGGTGATGGACGCCGCCCGCGCCTTCCACCGTGCGCTCGCTGAAGCCAAGGGCGCGATCATCATCGTTTCCAGCGTCGCCGCGTTCAAATCGACCATCGGCACGCCCGCCTATGCGGCCTCCAAGGCAGGGGCGGCGAGCCTCACCAAGACGCTGGGCGAGGCCTGGGCGCGCGACGGCATCCGCGTCAACGGCATCGCTCCGGGCCTCGTCCCGACCAAGCTGACGAGCGTCACGACCGAGCACCCCGAACGCCTCGAAGCCAGCCTCAAGAAGATCCCCCTGCGCCGCATGGGCACGCCAGAGGATATGGCGGGCGCGGCGCTGTTCCTTGCCTCGCCGCTGTCGGCCTACATCACCGGGCAGACGCTGGTGGTGGATGGCGGGCTGACGCTTTCCTGA